In one Pangasianodon hypophthalmus isolate fPanHyp1 chromosome 22, fPanHyp1.pri, whole genome shotgun sequence genomic region, the following are encoded:
- the LOC113532763 gene encoding DNA-binding protein SATB1 isoform X12, whose amino-acid sequence MMDHLSEACLGKENCELVGGLNDAKGPPAKIARLEQNGSPQGRSRLGSTGAKLSGVAFKPSPHLLKSSHKRGNMLPVFCVVEHYENPIDFDSREEHAEFVLVRKDMLFNQLIEMALLSLGYSHSSAAQAKGMIQVGKWNPVPLSYVTDAPDATVADMLQDVYHVITLKIQLHSCPKLEDLPPEQWTHSTVRNALKELLKDMNQSSLAKECPLSQSMISSIVNSTYYANVSAAKCQEFGRWYKHFKKTKDMMVVRQPSQLEGYLGTCVLHDSPRATAVAEMDGLSELSPPGTNHLSFSQQPIPGSTAEQPPSPVPLAHSGQAPGRAQLPGLHPGLVSSPISPQLVNQQIVMAQILNQQYAVNRLLAQQSLNQQYLNHPPVSRALSKPLDTQVSSNTEVSSEIYQWVRDELKRAGISQAVFARVAFNRTQGLLSEILRKEEDPKTASQSLLVNLRAMQNFLQLPEAERDRIYQEERERSLTAASSMGPAPLISTPPTRPVQPRREECNNIRPEDWNPRIPVGISPVKPLPLASEWNGKQESSVLNISSSIYDEIQQEMKRAKVSQAMFAKVAASKSQGWLCELLRWKEDPSPENRTLWENLSMIRRFLSLSQSERDAIYEQESNGGQQHHTERPTHLLHMPTEPLQPQNHPPPTAQLQPALALPHPSQPLVSQQPQPQQQTGPRLPPRQPSTAAPAEAEDESRQAKGRTGARISLEALGILQSFVQDVGPYPDDEAVHTLSAQLDLPRHTIIKFFQNQRFCVRPKEAASGIALPAASEQDEVGMTDFKEGELLKELDESTQTTSIFTIKIEEHAGAEGQCQAEQEVKE is encoded by the exons ATGATGGACCATCTCAGCGAGGCGTGCCTGGGGAAGGAGAACTGTGAGCTAGTGGGCGGCTTGAACGACGCCAAGGGCCCCCCGGCCAAGATAGCCAGGCTGGAACAGAACGGCAGCCCTCAAGGGCGCTCGCGCCTGGGCAGCACCGGCGCCAAACTCTCCGGAGTGGCCTTCAAACCCTCCCCACACCTGCTCAAGTCCTCACACAAGAGGG GTAACATGCTTCCCGTGTTCTGCGTGGTCGAGCACTATGAGAACCCGATAGACTTCGACAGCAGGGAAGAGCACGCCGAATTCGTGCTGGTCAGAAAGGACATGCTCTTCAACCAGCTGATCGAGATGGCGCTCCTCTCACTGGGCTACTCTCACAGCTCTGCCGCACAGGCTAAAG GTATGATTCAGGTGGGCAAATGGAACCCTGTTCCCCTGTCGTACGTGACCGACGCCCCTGACGCCACCGTTGCCGACATGCTACAGGACGTCTACCACGTCATCACGCTGAAAATCCAGCTGCACAG TTGTCCTAAACTGGAAGACTTGCCTCCCGAGCAGTGGACCCACTCGACGGTGCGAAACGCCCTGAAGGAGTTACTCAAAGACATGAACCAGAGCTCTCTGGCTAAAGAATGTCCCTTATCACAG aGCATGATATCCTCCATCGTGAACAGCACTTACTATGCAAATGTGTCTGCGGCGAAGTGTCAGGAATTTGGACGTTGGTATAAACATTTCAAGAAGACAAAAGATATGATGG TCGTGCGCCAACCCTCCCAGCTGGAGGGCTACCTGGGGACGTGCGTCCTCCACGACAGCCCACGTGCCACCGCAGTAG CCGAAATGGACGGCTTGTCAGAGCTCTCGCCGCCCGGCACCAACCACCTGAGCTTCAGTCAGCAGCCCATCCCGGGCAGCACGGCCGAGCAGCCCCCGTCCCCGGTGCCTCTGGCCCACAGCGGTCAGGCCCCAGGCCGTGCCCAGCTTCCCGGTCTCCACCCCGGCCTGGTGTCCAGCCCCATCAGTCCTCAGCTGGTCAACCAACAGATTGTCATGGCACAGATCCTGAACCAGCAGTACGCTGTGAACCGGCTCCTGGCGCAGCAGTCCCTGAACCAGCAGTACCTGAACCACCCGCCGGTCAGCCGGGCTCTCAGCAAGCCCCTGGATACGCAGGTGTCCTCCAACACAGAAGTCTCCTCCGAGATCTACCAGTGGGTGAGGGACGAGCTGAAGCGAGCCGGGATCTCGCAGGCCGTGTTCGCTCGTGTCGCATTCAACAGGACTCAG GGATTGCTATCGGAGATcctgagaaaagaggaagaccCCAAAACGGCGTCTCAGTCCCTGCTGGTGAACCTGAGGGCCATGCAGAACTTCCTGCAGCTACCTGAGGCCGAGAGAGACCGTATTTAtcaggaggagagggagaggagttTAACGGCGGCATCCTCCATGGGCCCTGCGCCGCTTATTAGCACTCCTCCCACACGCCCTGTCCAG cccaGAAGAGAAGAATGTAACAACATCAGACCAGAAGACTGGAACCCCAGGATTCCAGTTGGGATCTCTCCT GTGAAGCCCCTGCCGCTGGCGTCCGAGTGGAATGGCAAGCAGGAGAGCTCCGTCCTCAACATCAGCTCGTCCATCTATGACGAGATCCAGCAGGAGATGAAGAGGGCCAAAGTGTCACAGGCCATGTTCGCCAAGGTCGCCGCTTCCAAGAGCCAG ggctGGCTGTGTGAGCTGCTGCGCTGGAAGGAGGACCCGTCCCCGGAGAACCGCACGCTGTGGGAGAACCTGTCCATGATCCGGCGCTTTCTGAGTCTCTCGCAGTCGGAGAGAGACGCCATCTACGAGCAGGAGAGCAACGGAGGGCAGCAACACCACACCGAGAGACCCACACACCTGCTGCACATGCCCACCGAGCCGCtgcag CCCCAGAACCACCCTCCACCTACAGCCCAGCTCCAGCCTGCCCTGGCGCTGCCCCACCCGTCGCAGCCGCTCGTTTCCCAGCAGCCTCAGCCTCAGCAGCAAACAGGACCCCGCCTCCCGCCTCGCCAGCCCTCCACCGCCGCACCCGCCGAGGCTGAGGACGAGTCGCGTCAGGCTAAAGGTCGCACCGGCGCTCGTATCTCCTTGGAGGCGCTGGGAATCCTGCAGAGCTTCGTGCAGGACGTAGGGCCGTACCCGGACGACGAGGCTGTGCACACACTCTCGGCCCAGCTCGACCTGCCCCGGCACACAATCATCAAGTTCTTCCAGAACCAGCGCTTCTGCGTGCGGCCCAAGGAGGCGGCATCGGGAATCGCTCTACCCGCTGCCAGCGAGCAGGACGAGGTGGGCATGACGGACTTCAAAGAAGGCGAGCTGCTCAAAGAGCTGGACGAGAGCACTCAGACTACTAGCATCTTCACCATCAAGATCGAGGAGCACGCGGGCGCTGAGGGACAGTGTCAAGCCGAGCAGGAAGTGAAAGAATAA
- the LOC113532763 gene encoding DNA-binding protein SATB1 isoform X6: MMDHLSEACLGKENCELVGGLNDAKGPPAKIARLEQNGSPQGRSRLGSTGAKLSGVAFKPSPHLLKSSHKRGNMLPVFCVVEHYENPIDFDSREEHAEFVLVRKDMLFNQLIEMALLSLGYSHSSAAQAKGMIQVGKWNPVPLSYVTDAPDATVADMLQDVYHVITLKIQLHSHPESLSLFLSLPPSVPPCSCPKLEDLPPEQWTHSTVRNALKELLKDMNQSSLAKECPLSQEREKSKAGEGTTVYSCYNSMISSIVNSTYYANVSAAKCQEFGRWYKHFKKTKDMMAEMDGLSELSPPGTNHLSFSQQPIPGSTAEQPPSPVPLAHSGQAPGRAQLPGLHPGLVSSPISPQLVNQQIVMAQILNQQYAVNRLLAQQSLNQQYLNHPPVSRALSKPLDTQVSSNTEVSSEIYQWVRDELKRAGISQAVFARVAFNRTQGLLSEILRKEEDPKTASQSLLVNLRAMQNFLQLPEAERDRIYQEERERSLTAASSMGPAPLISTPPTRPVQSVGVNQMLLSSSDPRISCYSDSPRREECNNIRPEDWNPRIPVGISPASRLPAQVKPLPLASEWNGKQESSVLNISSSIYDEIQQEMKRAKVSQAMFAKVAASKSQGWLCELLRWKEDPSPENRTLWENLSMIRRFLSLSQSERDAIYEQESNGGQQHHTERPTHLLHMPTEPLQPQNHPPPTAQLQPALALPHPSQPLVSQQPQPQQQTGPRLPPRQPSTAAPAEAEDESRQAKGRTGARISLEALGILQSFVQDVGPYPDDEAVHTLSAQLDLPRHTIIKFFQNQRFCVRPKEAASGIALPAASEQDEVGMTDFKEGELLKELDESTQTTSIFTIKIEEHAGAEGQCQAEQEVKE; the protein is encoded by the exons ATGATGGACCATCTCAGCGAGGCGTGCCTGGGGAAGGAGAACTGTGAGCTAGTGGGCGGCTTGAACGACGCCAAGGGCCCCCCGGCCAAGATAGCCAGGCTGGAACAGAACGGCAGCCCTCAAGGGCGCTCGCGCCTGGGCAGCACCGGCGCCAAACTCTCCGGAGTGGCCTTCAAACCCTCCCCACACCTGCTCAAGTCCTCACACAAGAGGG GTAACATGCTTCCCGTGTTCTGCGTGGTCGAGCACTATGAGAACCCGATAGACTTCGACAGCAGGGAAGAGCACGCCGAATTCGTGCTGGTCAGAAAGGACATGCTCTTCAACCAGCTGATCGAGATGGCGCTCCTCTCACTGGGCTACTCTCACAGCTCTGCCGCACAGGCTAAAG GTATGATTCAGGTGGGCAAATGGAACCCTGTTCCCCTGTCGTACGTGACCGACGCCCCTGACGCCACCGTTGCCGACATGCTACAGGACGTCTACCACGTCATCACGCTGAAAATCCAGCTGCACAG cCACCCtgaatcactctctctctttctctctctacctccATCTGTCCCTCCATGCAGTTGTCCTAAACTGGAAGACTTGCCTCCCGAGCAGTGGACCCACTCGACGGTGCGAAACGCCCTGAAGGAGTTACTCAAAGACATGAACCAGAGCTCTCTGGCTAAAGAATGTCCCTTATCACAG gagagagaaaaaagcaaggctggtgagggaacgactgtttatagctgctataac aGCATGATATCCTCCATCGTGAACAGCACTTACTATGCAAATGTGTCTGCGGCGAAGTGTCAGGAATTTGGACGTTGGTATAAACATTTCAAGAAGACAAAAGATATGATGG CCGAAATGGACGGCTTGTCAGAGCTCTCGCCGCCCGGCACCAACCACCTGAGCTTCAGTCAGCAGCCCATCCCGGGCAGCACGGCCGAGCAGCCCCCGTCCCCGGTGCCTCTGGCCCACAGCGGTCAGGCCCCAGGCCGTGCCCAGCTTCCCGGTCTCCACCCCGGCCTGGTGTCCAGCCCCATCAGTCCTCAGCTGGTCAACCAACAGATTGTCATGGCACAGATCCTGAACCAGCAGTACGCTGTGAACCGGCTCCTGGCGCAGCAGTCCCTGAACCAGCAGTACCTGAACCACCCGCCGGTCAGCCGGGCTCTCAGCAAGCCCCTGGATACGCAGGTGTCCTCCAACACAGAAGTCTCCTCCGAGATCTACCAGTGGGTGAGGGACGAGCTGAAGCGAGCCGGGATCTCGCAGGCCGTGTTCGCTCGTGTCGCATTCAACAGGACTCAG GGATTGCTATCGGAGATcctgagaaaagaggaagaccCCAAAACGGCGTCTCAGTCCCTGCTGGTGAACCTGAGGGCCATGCAGAACTTCCTGCAGCTACCTGAGGCCGAGAGAGACCGTATTTAtcaggaggagagggagaggagttTAACGGCGGCATCCTCCATGGGCCCTGCGCCGCTTATTAGCACTCCTCCCACACGCCCTGTCCAG AGTGTAGGAGTGAACCAGATGCTGCTTTCCAGTTCAGATCCCAGAATCAGCTGCTACTCCGACTCG cccaGAAGAGAAGAATGTAACAACATCAGACCAGAAGACTGGAACCCCAGGATTCCAGTTGGGATCTCTCCT GCGTCTCGGCTCCCTGCCCAGGTGAAGCCCCTGCCGCTGGCGTCCGAGTGGAATGGCAAGCAGGAGAGCTCCGTCCTCAACATCAGCTCGTCCATCTATGACGAGATCCAGCAGGAGATGAAGAGGGCCAAAGTGTCACAGGCCATGTTCGCCAAGGTCGCCGCTTCCAAGAGCCAG ggctGGCTGTGTGAGCTGCTGCGCTGGAAGGAGGACCCGTCCCCGGAGAACCGCACGCTGTGGGAGAACCTGTCCATGATCCGGCGCTTTCTGAGTCTCTCGCAGTCGGAGAGAGACGCCATCTACGAGCAGGAGAGCAACGGAGGGCAGCAACACCACACCGAGAGACCCACACACCTGCTGCACATGCCCACCGAGCCGCtgcag CCCCAGAACCACCCTCCACCTACAGCCCAGCTCCAGCCTGCCCTGGCGCTGCCCCACCCGTCGCAGCCGCTCGTTTCCCAGCAGCCTCAGCCTCAGCAGCAAACAGGACCCCGCCTCCCGCCTCGCCAGCCCTCCACCGCCGCACCCGCCGAGGCTGAGGACGAGTCGCGTCAGGCTAAAGGTCGCACCGGCGCTCGTATCTCCTTGGAGGCGCTGGGAATCCTGCAGAGCTTCGTGCAGGACGTAGGGCCGTACCCGGACGACGAGGCTGTGCACACACTCTCGGCCCAGCTCGACCTGCCCCGGCACACAATCATCAAGTTCTTCCAGAACCAGCGCTTCTGCGTGCGGCCCAAGGAGGCGGCATCGGGAATCGCTCTACCCGCTGCCAGCGAGCAGGACGAGGTGGGCATGACGGACTTCAAAGAAGGCGAGCTGCTCAAAGAGCTGGACGAGAGCACTCAGACTACTAGCATCTTCACCATCAAGATCGAGGAGCACGCGGGCGCTGAGGGACAGTGTCAAGCCGAGCAGGAAGTGAAAGAATAA
- the LOC113532763 gene encoding DNA-binding protein SATB1 isoform X7, with the protein MMDHLSEACLGKENCELVGGLNDAKGPPAKIARLEQNGSPQGRSRLGSTGAKLSGVAFKPSPHLLKSSHKRGNMLPVFCVVEHYENPIDFDSREEHAEFVLVRKDMLFNQLIEMALLSLGYSHSSAAQAKGMIQVGKWNPVPLSYVTDAPDATVADMLQDVYHVITLKIQLHSHPESLSLFLSLPPSVPPCSCPKLEDLPPEQWTHSTVRNALKELLKDMNQSSLAKECPLSQEREKSKAGEGTTVYSCYNSMISSIVNSTYYANVSAAKCQEFGRWYKHFKKTKDMMVVRQPSQLEGYLGTCVLHDSPRATAVAEMDGLSELSPPGTNHLSFSQQPIPGSTAEQPPSPVPLAHSGQAPGRAQLPGLHPGLVSSPISPQLVNQQIVMAQILNQQYAVNRLLAQQSLNQQYLNHPPVSRALSKPLDTQVSSNTEVSSEIYQWVRDELKRAGISQAVFARVAFNRTQGLLSEILRKEEDPKTASQSLLVNLRAMQNFLQLPEAERDRIYQEERERSLTAASSMGPAPLISTPPTRPVQPRREECNNIRPEDWNPRIPVGISPVKPLPLASEWNGKQESSVLNISSSIYDEIQQEMKRAKVSQAMFAKVAASKSQGWLCELLRWKEDPSPENRTLWENLSMIRRFLSLSQSERDAIYEQESNGGQQHHTERPTHLLHMPTEPLQPQNHPPPTAQLQPALALPHPSQPLVSQQPQPQQQTGPRLPPRQPSTAAPAEAEDESRQAKGRTGARISLEALGILQSFVQDVGPYPDDEAVHTLSAQLDLPRHTIIKFFQNQRFCVRPKEAASGIALPAASEQDEVGMTDFKEGELLKELDESTQTTSIFTIKIEEHAGAEGQCQAEQEVKE; encoded by the exons ATGATGGACCATCTCAGCGAGGCGTGCCTGGGGAAGGAGAACTGTGAGCTAGTGGGCGGCTTGAACGACGCCAAGGGCCCCCCGGCCAAGATAGCCAGGCTGGAACAGAACGGCAGCCCTCAAGGGCGCTCGCGCCTGGGCAGCACCGGCGCCAAACTCTCCGGAGTGGCCTTCAAACCCTCCCCACACCTGCTCAAGTCCTCACACAAGAGGG GTAACATGCTTCCCGTGTTCTGCGTGGTCGAGCACTATGAGAACCCGATAGACTTCGACAGCAGGGAAGAGCACGCCGAATTCGTGCTGGTCAGAAAGGACATGCTCTTCAACCAGCTGATCGAGATGGCGCTCCTCTCACTGGGCTACTCTCACAGCTCTGCCGCACAGGCTAAAG GTATGATTCAGGTGGGCAAATGGAACCCTGTTCCCCTGTCGTACGTGACCGACGCCCCTGACGCCACCGTTGCCGACATGCTACAGGACGTCTACCACGTCATCACGCTGAAAATCCAGCTGCACAG cCACCCtgaatcactctctctctttctctctctacctccATCTGTCCCTCCATGCAGTTGTCCTAAACTGGAAGACTTGCCTCCCGAGCAGTGGACCCACTCGACGGTGCGAAACGCCCTGAAGGAGTTACTCAAAGACATGAACCAGAGCTCTCTGGCTAAAGAATGTCCCTTATCACAG gagagagaaaaaagcaaggctggtgagggaacgactgtttatagctgctataac aGCATGATATCCTCCATCGTGAACAGCACTTACTATGCAAATGTGTCTGCGGCGAAGTGTCAGGAATTTGGACGTTGGTATAAACATTTCAAGAAGACAAAAGATATGATGG TCGTGCGCCAACCCTCCCAGCTGGAGGGCTACCTGGGGACGTGCGTCCTCCACGACAGCCCACGTGCCACCGCAGTAG CCGAAATGGACGGCTTGTCAGAGCTCTCGCCGCCCGGCACCAACCACCTGAGCTTCAGTCAGCAGCCCATCCCGGGCAGCACGGCCGAGCAGCCCCCGTCCCCGGTGCCTCTGGCCCACAGCGGTCAGGCCCCAGGCCGTGCCCAGCTTCCCGGTCTCCACCCCGGCCTGGTGTCCAGCCCCATCAGTCCTCAGCTGGTCAACCAACAGATTGTCATGGCACAGATCCTGAACCAGCAGTACGCTGTGAACCGGCTCCTGGCGCAGCAGTCCCTGAACCAGCAGTACCTGAACCACCCGCCGGTCAGCCGGGCTCTCAGCAAGCCCCTGGATACGCAGGTGTCCTCCAACACAGAAGTCTCCTCCGAGATCTACCAGTGGGTGAGGGACGAGCTGAAGCGAGCCGGGATCTCGCAGGCCGTGTTCGCTCGTGTCGCATTCAACAGGACTCAG GGATTGCTATCGGAGATcctgagaaaagaggaagaccCCAAAACGGCGTCTCAGTCCCTGCTGGTGAACCTGAGGGCCATGCAGAACTTCCTGCAGCTACCTGAGGCCGAGAGAGACCGTATTTAtcaggaggagagggagaggagttTAACGGCGGCATCCTCCATGGGCCCTGCGCCGCTTATTAGCACTCCTCCCACACGCCCTGTCCAG cccaGAAGAGAAGAATGTAACAACATCAGACCAGAAGACTGGAACCCCAGGATTCCAGTTGGGATCTCTCCT GTGAAGCCCCTGCCGCTGGCGTCCGAGTGGAATGGCAAGCAGGAGAGCTCCGTCCTCAACATCAGCTCGTCCATCTATGACGAGATCCAGCAGGAGATGAAGAGGGCCAAAGTGTCACAGGCCATGTTCGCCAAGGTCGCCGCTTCCAAGAGCCAG ggctGGCTGTGTGAGCTGCTGCGCTGGAAGGAGGACCCGTCCCCGGAGAACCGCACGCTGTGGGAGAACCTGTCCATGATCCGGCGCTTTCTGAGTCTCTCGCAGTCGGAGAGAGACGCCATCTACGAGCAGGAGAGCAACGGAGGGCAGCAACACCACACCGAGAGACCCACACACCTGCTGCACATGCCCACCGAGCCGCtgcag CCCCAGAACCACCCTCCACCTACAGCCCAGCTCCAGCCTGCCCTGGCGCTGCCCCACCCGTCGCAGCCGCTCGTTTCCCAGCAGCCTCAGCCTCAGCAGCAAACAGGACCCCGCCTCCCGCCTCGCCAGCCCTCCACCGCCGCACCCGCCGAGGCTGAGGACGAGTCGCGTCAGGCTAAAGGTCGCACCGGCGCTCGTATCTCCTTGGAGGCGCTGGGAATCCTGCAGAGCTTCGTGCAGGACGTAGGGCCGTACCCGGACGACGAGGCTGTGCACACACTCTCGGCCCAGCTCGACCTGCCCCGGCACACAATCATCAAGTTCTTCCAGAACCAGCGCTTCTGCGTGCGGCCCAAGGAGGCGGCATCGGGAATCGCTCTACCCGCTGCCAGCGAGCAGGACGAGGTGGGCATGACGGACTTCAAAGAAGGCGAGCTGCTCAAAGAGCTGGACGAGAGCACTCAGACTACTAGCATCTTCACCATCAAGATCGAGGAGCACGCGGGCGCTGAGGGACAGTGTCAAGCCGAGCAGGAAGTGAAAGAATAA
- the LOC113532763 gene encoding DNA-binding protein SATB1 isoform X8, whose protein sequence is MMDHLSEACLGKENCELVGGLNDAKGPPAKIARLEQNGSPQGRSRLGSTGAKLSGVAFKPSPHLLKSSHKRGNMLPVFCVVEHYENPIDFDSREEHAEFVLVRKDMLFNQLIEMALLSLGYSHSSAAQAKGMIQVGKWNPVPLSYVTDAPDATVADMLQDVYHVITLKIQLHSCPKLEDLPPEQWTHSTVRNALKELLKDMNQSSLAKECPLSQSMISSIVNSTYYANVSAAKCQEFGRWYKHFKKTKDMMVVRQPSQLEGYLGTCVLHDSPRATAVAEMDGLSELSPPGTNHLSFSQQPIPGSTAEQPPSPVPLAHSGQAPGRAQLPGLHPGLVSSPISPQLVNQQIVMAQILNQQYAVNRLLAQQSLNQQYLNHPPVSRALSKPLDTQVSSNTEVSSEIYQWVRDELKRAGISQAVFARVAFNRTQGLLSEILRKEEDPKTASQSLLVNLRAMQNFLQLPEAERDRIYQEERERSLTAASSMGPAPLISTPPTRPVQSVGVNQMLLSSSDPRISCYSDSPRREECNNIRPEDWNPRIPVGISPASRLPAQVKPLPLASEWNGKQESSVLNISSSIYDEIQQEMKRAKVSQAMFAKVAASKSQGWLCELLRWKEDPSPENRTLWENLSMIRRFLSLSQSERDAIYEQESNGGQQHHTERPTHLLHMPTEPLQPQNHPPPTAQLQPALALPHPSQPLVSQQPQPQQQTGPRLPPRQPSTAAPAEAEDESRQAKGRTGARISLEALGILQSFVQDVGPYPDDEAVHTLSAQLDLPRHTIIKFFQNQRFCVRPKEAASGIALPAASEQDEVGMTDFKEGELLKELDESTQTTSIFTIKIEEHAGAEGQCQAEQEVKE, encoded by the exons ATGATGGACCATCTCAGCGAGGCGTGCCTGGGGAAGGAGAACTGTGAGCTAGTGGGCGGCTTGAACGACGCCAAGGGCCCCCCGGCCAAGATAGCCAGGCTGGAACAGAACGGCAGCCCTCAAGGGCGCTCGCGCCTGGGCAGCACCGGCGCCAAACTCTCCGGAGTGGCCTTCAAACCCTCCCCACACCTGCTCAAGTCCTCACACAAGAGGG GTAACATGCTTCCCGTGTTCTGCGTGGTCGAGCACTATGAGAACCCGATAGACTTCGACAGCAGGGAAGAGCACGCCGAATTCGTGCTGGTCAGAAAGGACATGCTCTTCAACCAGCTGATCGAGATGGCGCTCCTCTCACTGGGCTACTCTCACAGCTCTGCCGCACAGGCTAAAG GTATGATTCAGGTGGGCAAATGGAACCCTGTTCCCCTGTCGTACGTGACCGACGCCCCTGACGCCACCGTTGCCGACATGCTACAGGACGTCTACCACGTCATCACGCTGAAAATCCAGCTGCACAG TTGTCCTAAACTGGAAGACTTGCCTCCCGAGCAGTGGACCCACTCGACGGTGCGAAACGCCCTGAAGGAGTTACTCAAAGACATGAACCAGAGCTCTCTGGCTAAAGAATGTCCCTTATCACAG aGCATGATATCCTCCATCGTGAACAGCACTTACTATGCAAATGTGTCTGCGGCGAAGTGTCAGGAATTTGGACGTTGGTATAAACATTTCAAGAAGACAAAAGATATGATGG TCGTGCGCCAACCCTCCCAGCTGGAGGGCTACCTGGGGACGTGCGTCCTCCACGACAGCCCACGTGCCACCGCAGTAG CCGAAATGGACGGCTTGTCAGAGCTCTCGCCGCCCGGCACCAACCACCTGAGCTTCAGTCAGCAGCCCATCCCGGGCAGCACGGCCGAGCAGCCCCCGTCCCCGGTGCCTCTGGCCCACAGCGGTCAGGCCCCAGGCCGTGCCCAGCTTCCCGGTCTCCACCCCGGCCTGGTGTCCAGCCCCATCAGTCCTCAGCTGGTCAACCAACAGATTGTCATGGCACAGATCCTGAACCAGCAGTACGCTGTGAACCGGCTCCTGGCGCAGCAGTCCCTGAACCAGCAGTACCTGAACCACCCGCCGGTCAGCCGGGCTCTCAGCAAGCCCCTGGATACGCAGGTGTCCTCCAACACAGAAGTCTCCTCCGAGATCTACCAGTGGGTGAGGGACGAGCTGAAGCGAGCCGGGATCTCGCAGGCCGTGTTCGCTCGTGTCGCATTCAACAGGACTCAG GGATTGCTATCGGAGATcctgagaaaagaggaagaccCCAAAACGGCGTCTCAGTCCCTGCTGGTGAACCTGAGGGCCATGCAGAACTTCCTGCAGCTACCTGAGGCCGAGAGAGACCGTATTTAtcaggaggagagggagaggagttTAACGGCGGCATCCTCCATGGGCCCTGCGCCGCTTATTAGCACTCCTCCCACACGCCCTGTCCAG AGTGTAGGAGTGAACCAGATGCTGCTTTCCAGTTCAGATCCCAGAATCAGCTGCTACTCCGACTCG cccaGAAGAGAAGAATGTAACAACATCAGACCAGAAGACTGGAACCCCAGGATTCCAGTTGGGATCTCTCCT GCGTCTCGGCTCCCTGCCCAGGTGAAGCCCCTGCCGCTGGCGTCCGAGTGGAATGGCAAGCAGGAGAGCTCCGTCCTCAACATCAGCTCGTCCATCTATGACGAGATCCAGCAGGAGATGAAGAGGGCCAAAGTGTCACAGGCCATGTTCGCCAAGGTCGCCGCTTCCAAGAGCCAG ggctGGCTGTGTGAGCTGCTGCGCTGGAAGGAGGACCCGTCCCCGGAGAACCGCACGCTGTGGGAGAACCTGTCCATGATCCGGCGCTTTCTGAGTCTCTCGCAGTCGGAGAGAGACGCCATCTACGAGCAGGAGAGCAACGGAGGGCAGCAACACCACACCGAGAGACCCACACACCTGCTGCACATGCCCACCGAGCCGCtgcag CCCCAGAACCACCCTCCACCTACAGCCCAGCTCCAGCCTGCCCTGGCGCTGCCCCACCCGTCGCAGCCGCTCGTTTCCCAGCAGCCTCAGCCTCAGCAGCAAACAGGACCCCGCCTCCCGCCTCGCCAGCCCTCCACCGCCGCACCCGCCGAGGCTGAGGACGAGTCGCGTCAGGCTAAAGGTCGCACCGGCGCTCGTATCTCCTTGGAGGCGCTGGGAATCCTGCAGAGCTTCGTGCAGGACGTAGGGCCGTACCCGGACGACGAGGCTGTGCACACACTCTCGGCCCAGCTCGACCTGCCCCGGCACACAATCATCAAGTTCTTCCAGAACCAGCGCTTCTGCGTGCGGCCCAAGGAGGCGGCATCGGGAATCGCTCTACCCGCTGCCAGCGAGCAGGACGAGGTGGGCATGACGGACTTCAAAGAAGGCGAGCTGCTCAAAGAGCTGGACGAGAGCACTCAGACTACTAGCATCTTCACCATCAAGATCGAGGAGCACGCGGGCGCTGAGGGACAGTGTCAAGCCGAGCAGGAAGTGAAAGAATAA